Proteins encoded in a region of the Brevefilum fermentans genome:
- a CDS encoding LeuA family protein: MKFSEMLSIPDYELKEPFYIEDIKWTSKHNWDLEDKSKRRDYIEIHDVTLRDGDQTPGSVFLEDERVRIADALAELKIPRIEAGMPVVSKVVENAMRRMVAKKYHHTKIFGFARALEKDVELCQDIGCDGVIVEYCVNPFTNKYAYQNTPKSIMDKLVSAISKAHEYGMYTVFMGWDWFRTPIEFTKPLMEELVQNVSLDGLAMVDTFGSATPDAVEEMFRLFKEGFPELRLEFHGHNDISCGVANCLAAVWGGAEVVHTAMNGLGDRCGNVPTEELAVLLEMHKGINTGLDLKQIAPTCELVSQISNVPFHDNKPVMGDRPYKVEAGILMDIAWKLNQNEDKKVTNFMISVDPKVVGREDEVNYVLGKNSGKKSVQLFLEKYNLEATDEQIDKILQLIIEEAMVRKGLVSESVFLKLVDKVINV; this comes from the coding sequence ATGAAGTTTTCTGAAATGCTTTCAATACCTGATTACGAATTAAAAGAACCCTTTTATATAGAGGATATAAAGTGGACATCGAAACATAATTGGGATCTCGAAGATAAGTCAAAACGTCGCGATTACATTGAAATCCATGATGTAACTTTGCGGGATGGAGATCAGACCCCTGGTTCAGTCTTTCTTGAAGATGAACGTGTTCGTATTGCGGATGCTCTCGCTGAATTAAAGATCCCGAGGATCGAAGCTGGAATGCCCGTGGTTAGTAAAGTTGTAGAAAATGCTATGCGAAGGATGGTCGCAAAGAAGTATCACCACACAAAAATTTTTGGATTCGCAAGAGCTCTGGAAAAAGACGTAGAATTGTGCCAAGATATTGGTTGTGATGGGGTTATTGTTGAATACTGTGTAAATCCGTTCACAAATAAGTACGCATATCAAAATACACCAAAAAGCATTATGGATAAGCTCGTTTCTGCAATTAGCAAGGCGCACGAATATGGAATGTACACTGTATTTATGGGTTGGGATTGGTTCAGAACACCAATTGAGTTTACCAAACCGTTAATGGAAGAACTTGTTCAAAATGTATCTTTGGATGGACTTGCAATGGTTGACACTTTTGGAAGCGCAACTCCTGACGCAGTAGAAGAGATGTTCCGTTTATTTAAAGAAGGGTTCCCAGAATTGAGGCTTGAATTTCACGGCCATAATGACATTAGTTGTGGCGTTGCCAACTGCCTAGCAGCAGTTTGGGGAGGCGCAGAAGTCGTTCATACAGCAATGAATGGTTTGGGTGATCGGTGTGGAAATGTACCTACTGAGGAATTAGCTGTTCTCCTTGAAATGCACAAAGGAATTAACACTGGCCTTGACCTTAAACAAATTGCCCCTACTTGTGAACTTGTTTCTCAGATTTCAAATGTCCCGTTTCACGACAATAAACCTGTAATGGGAGATCGCCCATACAAAGTTGAGGCTGGCATACTCATGGATATTGCGTGGAAATTAAATCAAAACGAGGATAAAAAGGTTACAAATTTTATGATATCTGTTGACCCCAAAGTTGTTGGGCGTGAAGATGAAGTTAATTATGTTCTAGGTAAAAATAGTGGGAAAAAATCAGTCCAACTATTTCTTGAAAAATACAATTTAGAGGCAACAGATGAGCAAATTGATAAAATTTTGCAGCTAATTATTGAGGAAGCTATGGTCAGAAAAGGTCTTGTCTCTGAAAGTGTTTTCTTAAAATTAGTCGACAAAGTAATTAACGTTTAA
- a CDS encoding acetate--CoA ligase family protein, whose amino-acid sequence MNLHEFGLIGPQSFISQSPTDAIRIAQKLGYPVALKIKSLDILHKTDIGGVRLGLMTSKEVESAYLEIIENVKTHFPNASIEGIEVQEMIKDGIEVIIGLFNDPNFGMTIMFGLGGVFTELLKDVSFRVLPINSRDAKTMLTEIKGNRILNGYRNMRPVSEEMLIDLLLTISDKGYFYKDELEAVDLNPIMVWENQYRVIDAKFIPKTNKVNELFSQPPNTLHLEKFFNPRSIAVIGASNTIGKVGNGVFDSLVNGEYKGKVFPVNPNNDFVMGKKSYPSLTSVPEPIDLAVMSTDISYVPSILNECKTKNINNMIIISGGGKELGGNKIKLESDIKNQAKENNVRIIGPNCTGVFDGRSRIDTFFQSKERMLRPKDGLVGFMTQSGAVGAAFLEDAHAFGVRHYVSYGNRVDVDEADLLALWGNDPEIKVIGLYVEGFEDGRKFVNTANEISQKKPIVIYKSARTTQGANASASHTGSLGNSYKVVEGALRQAGVLNVNSYDELVAAIKALAMQPESNGDKIGMISNGAGSMIQAIDYLTELKMELPLFSGPTIKTLQNHYPDYYIYKNPIDVTGSGTSEDYEFGIKAMLEDPNIDIVMPWFVFVNSPLEENIIDKLGELNSNYSKPILIGAFGGKYSKSIMKQIENQGIPTFDSVNKWVSAANAISWRFQINK is encoded by the coding sequence ATGAATTTACATGAATTTGGTTTAATTGGACCACAATCTTTTATATCACAATCACCAACCGACGCGATTAGAATTGCCCAGAAATTGGGTTACCCAGTAGCACTAAAAATAAAATCACTCGATATTTTACACAAAACCGATATTGGAGGGGTCAGGCTTGGGTTAATGACTTCCAAAGAGGTTGAATCGGCGTATTTAGAGATTATTGAAAATGTTAAGACTCATTTTCCTAATGCAAGTATTGAAGGCATTGAAGTTCAGGAAATGATCAAAGATGGTATTGAAGTGATTATTGGTCTCTTCAATGATCCAAATTTTGGGATGACAATCATGTTTGGCTTGGGAGGAGTGTTCACAGAATTATTAAAAGATGTGAGTTTTCGTGTGCTACCAATAAATAGCCGGGATGCAAAAACGATGTTAACAGAAATTAAAGGCAATAGAATACTTAATGGTTATCGGAATATGCGTCCCGTGTCAGAGGAAATGCTAATTGATTTATTGCTGACAATAAGCGATAAAGGATATTTCTATAAGGATGAACTCGAAGCTGTTGACCTTAATCCCATTATGGTTTGGGAAAATCAATACAGGGTAATTGATGCAAAATTTATACCGAAAACAAATAAGGTTAACGAATTGTTTTCTCAACCCCCCAACACATTACACTTGGAAAAGTTTTTTAATCCCAGGTCTATTGCTGTTATTGGAGCATCAAATACGATTGGAAAAGTTGGTAATGGTGTGTTTGACAGTCTTGTCAATGGCGAATATAAGGGAAAAGTCTTTCCCGTAAATCCAAACAATGATTTTGTAATGGGTAAAAAATCTTACCCATCGCTTACTTCTGTTCCAGAACCAATCGATTTAGCAGTAATGTCTACTGATATTTCCTACGTTCCATCCATATTAAATGAATGTAAAACAAAAAATATCAATAACATGATTATTATATCAGGTGGTGGGAAAGAGTTGGGCGGCAATAAAATTAAGTTGGAAAGTGATATTAAAAATCAAGCAAAAGAAAATAATGTCCGGATTATCGGCCCTAATTGCACAGGTGTTTTTGATGGAAGATCAAGAATTGACACTTTCTTTCAATCAAAAGAACGAATGCTAAGACCAAAAGATGGTTTAGTAGGATTTATGACACAATCTGGAGCTGTTGGCGCAGCTTTTTTAGAAGACGCCCATGCCTTTGGGGTCAGACATTATGTAAGCTATGGAAATCGTGTGGATGTTGATGAAGCAGACTTACTCGCTTTATGGGGAAATGACCCTGAGATTAAAGTAATTGGTTTATATGTTGAAGGCTTTGAGGATGGAAGAAAATTTGTTAACACTGCAAATGAAATTTCTCAAAAAAAGCCAATTGTAATTTACAAATCCGCTCGGACGACACAAGGTGCTAATGCCTCGGCTTCTCATACAGGAAGCTTAGGAAATAGCTATAAAGTTGTTGAAGGAGCTCTTCGTCAAGCAGGTGTTTTAAACGTGAATTCGTATGATGAATTGGTTGCTGCGATAAAAGCTCTAGCAATGCAACCGGAATCAAACGGCGACAAAATTGGTATGATAAGCAATGGAGCTGGCTCTATGATCCAAGCAATAGATTATCTAACTGAATTAAAAATGGAGCTTCCGTTATTCTCAGGTCCTACAATTAAAACGCTTCAAAATCACTATCCTGATTATTATATTTATAAAAATCCGATTGATGTCACAGGGTCTGGTACAAGTGAAGATTATGAATTCGGTATCAAAGCGATGCTTGAAGATCCAAATATCGACATTGTTATGCCTTGGTTTGTATTCGTCAATAGCCCTTTGGAAGAAAATATTATTGACAAATTAGGAGAGTTAAATAGCAATTATTCGAAACCAATTCTAATTGGTGCGTTTGGTGGTAAATATTCAAAATCCATTATGAAACAAATAGAGAATCAAGGAATCCCGACTTTTGATTCCGTAAACAAATGGGTGAGTGCTGCTAATGCTATTTCATGGAGGTTTCAAATCAATAAATAA
- a CDS encoding TraX family protein, which yields MEKKCNAYQLKIFAMIFMIIEHIHTFLNIGPYWIGLFTRFVAPLFTFFIVEGFYKTSSRKKYFLRTFLFSIIMLAGNVLINLIFKVTDPVTNTMNFYSIVQGLNIFMTFAVFILLMMLIEKIKKKEKMVLSIFLFSILSLFSILFTEGGSVLYPILLIMYFFYGNKKKISLGISLVAIINFVIAFFNYRSGVTGTDFFRNMALYNDWANFLVIIPIFLYDGSRGKNTKFAKWFFYIIYPLHIWILYITSLLLNK from the coding sequence ATGGAAAAGAAATGCAACGCCTATCAATTGAAAATATTTGCGATGATTTTTATGATCATCGAACATATCCATACCTTTTTAAATATAGGACCCTACTGGATTGGTCTCTTCACAAGATTTGTAGCGCCTTTATTTACGTTTTTCATCGTTGAAGGATTTTATAAAACAAGTTCAAGGAAAAAATATTTTTTACGCACATTTTTATTTTCGATAATCATGCTGGCGGGAAATGTTTTAATTAATTTGATCTTTAAAGTTACAGACCCAGTGACTAACACAATGAACTTTTATTCAATTGTTCAAGGTCTAAATATCTTTATGACTTTTGCTGTGTTTATCTTGCTGATGATGCTGATTGAGAAGATTAAAAAGAAAGAAAAGATGGTCTTATCAATCTTCTTATTTTCCATCCTGTCCTTATTCTCAATATTATTTACAGAAGGTGGGTCTGTCTTATACCCAATCCTATTAATCATGTACTTCTTCTATGGCAATAAAAAGAAAATATCGCTTGGAATTTCCTTGGTTGCAATTATAAATTTTGTAATCGCATTTTTTAATTATCGGAGTGGTGTAACGGGTACAGATTTCTTCAGAAACATGGCATTATATAATGATTGGGCTAATTTTCTGGTGATCATACCCATTTTCTTATATGATGGAAGCCGTGGAAAAAATACCAAATTTGCTAAGTGGTTCTTTTACATTATTTATCCACTTCATATTTGGATTTTATATATTACCAGCCTTCTTTTGAATAAATAA
- a CDS encoding SufBD protein, which yields MEDLINGLMDQDDKKAYECLKKLEEISNQSSKVYRFFDAFVEMLESDHSYIRTRGLRLIAANARWDIDNKIDKIIDKFLECVTDEKPITARQCIKALPTIVKYKPDLKKDVENALRDANLSRYQENMQALIFKDIHKALGDIEKI from the coding sequence ATGGAAGATCTCATTAATGGCTTGATGGATCAAGACGACAAAAAAGCCTATGAATGTTTAAAGAAATTAGAAGAAATTAGCAATCAATCCTCTAAGGTTTATCGCTTCTTTGATGCGTTTGTGGAAATGCTTGAAAGTGATCATTCTTATATCAGAACGAGGGGACTCCGCCTGATTGCAGCCAATGCCAGATGGGATATCGATAACAAAATCGACAAAATCATTGATAAGTTCCTAGAATGTGTTACCGATGAAAAACCAATCACCGCAAGGCAATGCATCAAGGCTTTGCCGACTATCGTAAAATACAAACCGGATTTAAAAAAAGATGTTGAAAATGCGCTGCGGGACGCGAACCTATCAAGGTACCAGGAAAATATGCAAGCACTCATCTTTAAAGACATTCACAAGGCATTGGGGGATATAGAAAAGATATAG